A region of Alkalispirochaeta americana DNA encodes the following proteins:
- a CDS encoding glycerophosphodiester phosphodiesterase — translation MTIFAHRGASRNAPENSLAAFQTALDQGACAIELDVQMTRDQKLVVCHDLTLDRTTDRRGYIKDLSLEEVQEADCGSWFHDDFSGERIPLLQEVLRRVPPSVLVNVEVKNHPCHQGIIEEALLELVAREGRQESVLYSSFDHRVLQQIHRLDPSAKIGALFYANILEPWQYLEDQGIVPFSLHWAEEYVSQELIQGAHQRGLKVFAYTVNQGDRTRELASLGLDGIFSDLPREMAGSLDGGR, via the coding sequence GTGACCATCTTTGCCCATCGGGGAGCATCCCGAAATGCTCCCGAGAACAGCCTTGCCGCCTTTCAGACTGCCCTGGACCAGGGTGCCTGCGCGATTGAACTGGACGTGCAGATGACCAGGGACCAGAAGCTGGTGGTGTGCCATGACCTCACCCTGGACCGGACAACGGACCGCAGGGGATATATCAAGGATCTTTCCCTGGAGGAGGTGCAGGAGGCCGATTGCGGAAGCTGGTTTCACGACGACTTTTCCGGCGAGCGGATTCCCTTGTTGCAGGAGGTGCTCCGCCGTGTTCCTCCCTCGGTGCTGGTGAACGTGGAGGTGAAAAATCATCCCTGCCACCAGGGAATTATCGAGGAGGCCCTGCTGGAACTGGTGGCCCGGGAAGGTCGGCAGGAGAGCGTGCTCTATTCCTCCTTCGACCATCGAGTTTTGCAACAGATCCACCGCCTCGATCCGTCAGCAAAAATCGGGGCGCTTTTCTACGCGAATATCCTGGAGCCCTGGCAGTATCTGGAAGACCAGGGAATTGTGCCGTTCAGTCTTCACTGGGCCGAAGAATACGTGAGTCAGGAGCTGATTCAGGGCGCGCACCAGCGGGGATTGAAGGTTTTTGCCTATACCGTCAACCAGGGTGATCGTACCCGGGAGCTGGCCTCGCTGGGTCTGGACGGAATCTTTTCCGATCTTCCCCGGGAGATGGCTGGTTCCCTGGATGGGGGGCGGTAG